In Anser cygnoides isolate HZ-2024a breed goose chromosome Z, Taihu_goose_T2T_genome, whole genome shotgun sequence, a genomic segment contains:
- the NAA35 gene encoding N-alpha-acetyltransferase 35, NatC auxiliary subunit isoform X1 → MVMKASVEDDDSGWELGMPDKMEKSNTSWIDITQDFEEACRELKLGELLHDKLFGLFEAMSAIEMMDPKMDAGMIGNQVNRKVLNFEQAIKDGTIKIKDLTSPELIGIMDTCFCCLITWLEGHSLAQTVFTCLYIHNPDFIEDPAMKAFALGILKICDIAREKVNKAAVFEEEDFQSMTYGFKMANSVTDLRVTGMLKDVEDDMQRRVKSTRSRQGEERDPEVELEHQQCLAVFSRVKFTRVLLTVLIAFTKKETSAVAEAQKLMTQAADLLSAIHNSLHHGIQAQNDTTKGDHPIMMGFEPLVNQRLLPPTFPRYAKIIKREEMVNYFSKLIDRIKTVCEVVNLTNLHCILDFFCEFSEQSPCVLSRSLLQTTFLVDNKKVFGTHLMQDMVKDALRSFVSPPVLSPKCCLYNNHQAKDYIDSFVTHCVRPFCSLIQIHGHNRARQRDKLGHILEEFATLQDEAEKVDAALHSMLLKQEPQRQHLACLGTWVLYHNLRIMIQYLLSGFELELYSMHEYYYIYWYLSEFLYAWLMSTLSRADSSQMAEERIMEEQQKGRSSKKTKKKKKVRPLSREITMSQAYQNMCAGMYKTMIAFDMDGKVRKPKFELDSEQVRYEHRFAPFNSVITPPPVHYLQFKEMSDLNKYSPPPQSADLYMAASKHFQQAKMILENIPNPDHEVNRILKVAKPNIVVMKLLAGGHKKDSKVPPEFDFSPHKYFPVVKLV, encoded by the exons ATGGTTATGAAGGCTTCAGTCGAAGATGACGATTCGGGATGGGAGCTCGGTATGCCTGACAAGATGGAAAAGAGTAATACAAGCTGGATAGATATAACCCAGGACTTTGAAGAAGCCTGTAGAG AACTGAAGTTAGGAGAACTGCTTCATGACAAGCT tTTTGGTCTTTTTGAAGCCATGTCTGCCATTGAAATGATGGATCCCAAGATGGATGCTGGTATGATTGGAAACCAAGTTAACAGAAAGGTTCTTAACTTTGAGCAAGCTATTAAG gatGGCACCATTAAAATAAAGGATCTCACTTCACCTGAGCTGATAGGAATAATGGATACatgcttttgttgtttg atAACATGGTTAGAGGGACATTCCTTGGCACAGACAGTATTCACTTGCCTTTACATTCATAATCCGGACTTCATAGAAGATCCTGCTATGAAGGCTTTTGCTCTGGGGATCCTAAAAATCTGTGATATTGCCAGAGAAAAAGTTAACAAAGCAGCTGTTTTTGAGGAG gAAGATTTTCAATCAATGACTTATGGATTTAAAATGGCCAACAGTGTGACAGATCTTAGAGTTACAG GTATGCTAAAAGATGTAGAAGATGACATGCAAAGACGAGTGAAG AGCACTCGAAGTCGacaaggagaagagagagatcCTGAAGTTGAACTTGAA catCAACAATGTTTAGCTGTGTTCAGCAGAGTAAAGTTTACCCGGGTACTACTGACTGTTCTAATAGCATTTACCAAAAAAGAG ACAAGTGCAGTTGCAGAAGCTCAGAAACTGATGACTCAGGCAGCTGACTTGCTTTCTGCCATCCACAATTCATTACATCATGGTATCCAGGCACAGAACGATACCACTAAAGGAG ATCATCCTATTATGATGGGCTTTGAACCCCTTGTTAATCAGAGATTGCTGCCTCCAACTTTCCCTCgatatgcaaaaataattaaaagggaagaaatggtcaattatttttccaaactaATAGACCGAATAAAAACTGTATGTGAAGTGGTCAACTTAACTAATTTGCACTGTATACTG gattttttctgtgaatttagTGAGCAGTCACCATGTGTTCTTTCAAGATCTCTGTTACAG ACAACATTTCTGGTAGATAACAAGAAGGTGTTTGGTACTCACCTCATGCAAGACATGGTAAAAGATGCTTTAAGGTCTTTTGTCAGTCCTCCAGTACTTTCTCCAAA GTGTTGTCTTTATAATAATCACCAGGCTAAGGACTACATTGATTCGTTTGTGACACATTGTGTCCGG ccATTCTGTAGTCTGATTCAAATCCATGGACACAATAGAGCTCGTCAGAGAGATAAACTGGGTCATATTCTCGAGGAATTTGCCACCCTCCAGGATGAG GCAGAAAAAGTAGATGCAGCACTTCATAGTATGTTACTGAAGCAGGAACCACAAAGGCAACATTTGGCATGCTTGGGCACCTGGGTCCTATATCATAACCTTCGTATTATGATACAGTATCTTCTGAGTGGCTTTGAGTTGGAACTTTACAGTATGCATGAATATTACTACATATATTG GTATCTATCAGAGTTCCTGTATGCTTGGTTGATGTCAACACTGAGCCGTGCTGACAGCTCTCAAATGGCAGAAGAGAGAATAATGGAGGAACAACAGAAAGGCCGTagtagcaagaaaacaaagaaaaagaaaaaag TTCGCCCTCTGAGTAGAGAGATCACCATGAGTCAAGCATACCAAAATATGTGTGCTGGAATGTACAAG ACAATGATCGCATTTGACATGGATGGCAAAGTAAGAAAGCCTAAGTTTGAGCTGGATAGTGAACAAGTGCGATATGAGCACAGGTTTGCTCCGTTCAACAGTGTTATCACACCACCCCCAGTGCACTACCTGCAGTTTAAA GAAATGTCTGATTTAAATAAGTACAGTCCCCCTCCTCAGTCAGCAGATCTCTACATGGCAGCTAGCAAACACTTCCAGCAAGCAAAAATGATTCTTGAGAATATTCCTAACCCAGACCATGAG gTCAATCGAATCCTAAAAGTTGCTAAACCCAATATTGTGGTCATGAAGCTACTGGCAGGAGGCCACAAAAAAGACTCTAAG GTTCCTCCAGAATTTGACTTCTCCCCTCATAAATACTTTCCAGTTGTGAAGCTTGTTTGA
- the NAA35 gene encoding N-alpha-acetyltransferase 35, NatC auxiliary subunit isoform X2 — protein MTSCKYAKLFGLFEAMSAIEMMDPKMDAGMIGNQVNRKVLNFEQAIKDGTIKIKDLTSPELIGIMDTCFCCLITWLEGHSLAQTVFTCLYIHNPDFIEDPAMKAFALGILKICDIAREKVNKAAVFEEEDFQSMTYGFKMANSVTDLRVTGMLKDVEDDMQRRVKSTRSRQGEERDPEVELEHQQCLAVFSRVKFTRVLLTVLIAFTKKETSAVAEAQKLMTQAADLLSAIHNSLHHGIQAQNDTTKGDHPIMMGFEPLVNQRLLPPTFPRYAKIIKREEMVNYFSKLIDRIKTVCEVVNLTNLHCILDFFCEFSEQSPCVLSRSLLQTTFLVDNKKVFGTHLMQDMVKDALRSFVSPPVLSPKCCLYNNHQAKDYIDSFVTHCVRPFCSLIQIHGHNRARQRDKLGHILEEFATLQDEAEKVDAALHSMLLKQEPQRQHLACLGTWVLYHNLRIMIQYLLSGFELELYSMHEYYYIYWYLSEFLYAWLMSTLSRADSSQMAEERIMEEQQKGRSSKKTKKKKKVRPLSREITMSQAYQNMCAGMYKTMIAFDMDGKVRKPKFELDSEQVRYEHRFAPFNSVITPPPVHYLQFKEMSDLNKYSPPPQSADLYMAASKHFQQAKMILENIPNPDHEVNRILKVAKPNIVVMKLLAGGHKKDSKVPPEFDFSPHKYFPVVKLV, from the exons ATGACAAGCTGTAAGTATGCCAAGCT tTTTGGTCTTTTTGAAGCCATGTCTGCCATTGAAATGATGGATCCCAAGATGGATGCTGGTATGATTGGAAACCAAGTTAACAGAAAGGTTCTTAACTTTGAGCAAGCTATTAAG gatGGCACCATTAAAATAAAGGATCTCACTTCACCTGAGCTGATAGGAATAATGGATACatgcttttgttgtttg atAACATGGTTAGAGGGACATTCCTTGGCACAGACAGTATTCACTTGCCTTTACATTCATAATCCGGACTTCATAGAAGATCCTGCTATGAAGGCTTTTGCTCTGGGGATCCTAAAAATCTGTGATATTGCCAGAGAAAAAGTTAACAAAGCAGCTGTTTTTGAGGAG gAAGATTTTCAATCAATGACTTATGGATTTAAAATGGCCAACAGTGTGACAGATCTTAGAGTTACAG GTATGCTAAAAGATGTAGAAGATGACATGCAAAGACGAGTGAAG AGCACTCGAAGTCGacaaggagaagagagagatcCTGAAGTTGAACTTGAA catCAACAATGTTTAGCTGTGTTCAGCAGAGTAAAGTTTACCCGGGTACTACTGACTGTTCTAATAGCATTTACCAAAAAAGAG ACAAGTGCAGTTGCAGAAGCTCAGAAACTGATGACTCAGGCAGCTGACTTGCTTTCTGCCATCCACAATTCATTACATCATGGTATCCAGGCACAGAACGATACCACTAAAGGAG ATCATCCTATTATGATGGGCTTTGAACCCCTTGTTAATCAGAGATTGCTGCCTCCAACTTTCCCTCgatatgcaaaaataattaaaagggaagaaatggtcaattatttttccaaactaATAGACCGAATAAAAACTGTATGTGAAGTGGTCAACTTAACTAATTTGCACTGTATACTG gattttttctgtgaatttagTGAGCAGTCACCATGTGTTCTTTCAAGATCTCTGTTACAG ACAACATTTCTGGTAGATAACAAGAAGGTGTTTGGTACTCACCTCATGCAAGACATGGTAAAAGATGCTTTAAGGTCTTTTGTCAGTCCTCCAGTACTTTCTCCAAA GTGTTGTCTTTATAATAATCACCAGGCTAAGGACTACATTGATTCGTTTGTGACACATTGTGTCCGG ccATTCTGTAGTCTGATTCAAATCCATGGACACAATAGAGCTCGTCAGAGAGATAAACTGGGTCATATTCTCGAGGAATTTGCCACCCTCCAGGATGAG GCAGAAAAAGTAGATGCAGCACTTCATAGTATGTTACTGAAGCAGGAACCACAAAGGCAACATTTGGCATGCTTGGGCACCTGGGTCCTATATCATAACCTTCGTATTATGATACAGTATCTTCTGAGTGGCTTTGAGTTGGAACTTTACAGTATGCATGAATATTACTACATATATTG GTATCTATCAGAGTTCCTGTATGCTTGGTTGATGTCAACACTGAGCCGTGCTGACAGCTCTCAAATGGCAGAAGAGAGAATAATGGAGGAACAACAGAAAGGCCGTagtagcaagaaaacaaagaaaaagaaaaaag TTCGCCCTCTGAGTAGAGAGATCACCATGAGTCAAGCATACCAAAATATGTGTGCTGGAATGTACAAG ACAATGATCGCATTTGACATGGATGGCAAAGTAAGAAAGCCTAAGTTTGAGCTGGATAGTGAACAAGTGCGATATGAGCACAGGTTTGCTCCGTTCAACAGTGTTATCACACCACCCCCAGTGCACTACCTGCAGTTTAAA GAAATGTCTGATTTAAATAAGTACAGTCCCCCTCCTCAGTCAGCAGATCTCTACATGGCAGCTAGCAAACACTTCCAGCAAGCAAAAATGATTCTTGAGAATATTCCTAACCCAGACCATGAG gTCAATCGAATCCTAAAAGTTGCTAAACCCAATATTGTGGTCATGAAGCTACTGGCAGGAGGCCACAAAAAAGACTCTAAG GTTCCTCCAGAATTTGACTTCTCCCCTCATAAATACTTTCCAGTTGTGAAGCTTGTTTGA